The proteins below are encoded in one region of Limnochorda pilosa:
- a CDS encoding YifB family Mg chelatase-like AAA ATPase, with the protein MLARLWSATLIGVEGRPVQVEVDLQNGLPAFEVVGLPGTAVLESRDRVRSALRNSGFEMPLGRLTVNLAPADLRKEGPAFDLPMAVGILVATARVPPGRAAAHAFLGELGLDGSLRPVAGVLAAAEAVREHVESLAVPAGNGSEGALSGLPALEFTHLAEVVAYLRGDRTPRPSVPLPPDDREAAPAPGLEAVAGQAQAKRALEVAAAGGHPLVMVGPPGVGKTLLAERLGGLLPPLSEAEAYEVTKIHSIAGLLPPGAGLMRRPPVRRVHPSAGGAALVGGGVPPRPGEVSLAHRGVLFLDEMPEFSPQVLDALRQPLESGWIELSRGRYHVRFPARFLLVGAGNPCPCGQWGFGACRCSDGILARYRRRLSGPLQDRVDLWVSVEPPRGDDLFQAPRDETVRAVERVRQARRRQAERYGRGILNAAAEGGARSFAPDPRVRRLVEQALDGRLISARGAVRLLRVARTLADLDGSEQVREEHAAEALQYRRPPW; encoded by the coding sequence TTGCTGGCAAGGCTTTGGAGTGCGACACTCATCGGGGTGGAGGGCAGGCCGGTGCAGGTGGAGGTGGACCTGCAGAACGGCCTCCCGGCCTTCGAGGTGGTGGGCCTGCCGGGGACGGCGGTGCTGGAGAGCCGCGACCGGGTGCGCTCCGCCCTGCGGAACAGCGGGTTCGAGATGCCCCTGGGGCGGTTGACGGTCAACCTGGCCCCGGCCGACCTGCGCAAGGAGGGCCCCGCCTTCGACCTCCCCATGGCGGTGGGCATCCTGGTCGCCACGGCGCGGGTCCCGCCCGGACGGGCGGCCGCGCACGCCTTCCTGGGCGAGCTGGGGCTGGACGGGTCCCTGCGGCCCGTGGCCGGGGTGCTGGCCGCGGCCGAGGCGGTTCGGGAGCACGTGGAGTCGCTGGCCGTTCCCGCGGGCAACGGGTCGGAGGGTGCCCTGTCGGGGTTGCCGGCCCTGGAGTTCACGCACCTGGCCGAGGTGGTCGCCTACCTGAGGGGAGACCGGACGCCCCGGCCTTCGGTGCCTCTCCCACCGGACGACCGCGAAGCCGCTCCGGCCCCGGGGCTGGAGGCGGTGGCCGGTCAGGCCCAGGCCAAGCGGGCGCTGGAGGTGGCCGCGGCCGGGGGGCACCCTCTGGTGATGGTGGGCCCGCCGGGGGTGGGAAAGACGCTCCTCGCCGAGCGCCTGGGCGGGCTCCTGCCGCCGCTCTCGGAAGCCGAGGCGTACGAGGTCACCAAGATCCACAGCATCGCCGGCCTCCTCCCGCCCGGGGCGGGGCTGATGCGGCGGCCGCCCGTGCGGCGCGTCCATCCTTCGGCCGGCGGCGCCGCGCTGGTGGGGGGCGGGGTGCCCCCCAGGCCGGGGGAGGTGAGCCTGGCCCACCGGGGCGTCCTCTTCCTGGACGAGATGCCCGAGTTCTCGCCCCAGGTGCTGGACGCCCTGCGCCAGCCGCTGGAATCGGGCTGGATCGAGCTCAGCCGGGGCCGGTACCACGTGCGCTTCCCCGCCCGGTTCCTGCTGGTGGGGGCCGGGAACCCCTGCCCCTGCGGCCAGTGGGGCTTCGGAGCCTGCCGCTGTTCGGACGGAATCCTGGCCCGGTACCGGCGGCGCCTTTCGGGACCCCTGCAGGATCGGGTGGACCTCTGGGTCTCGGTGGAACCTCCCCGGGGCGACGACCTCTTCCAGGCGCCCCGGGACGAGACGGTCCGGGCCGTGGAGCGGGTGCGGCAGGCGCGCCGCCGGCAGGCCGAACGGTACGGGCGTGGGATCCTGAACGCGGCGGCCGAGGGCGGAGCCCGGTCGTTCGCCCCGGACCCACGCGTCCGGCGCCTGGTGGAACAGGCCCTGGACGGACGGCTCATCTCCGCCCGGGGAGCGGTCCGTCTCCTGCGGGTGGCCCGGACCCTGGCCGACCTGGACGGAAGCGAGCAGGTGCGGGAGGAGCACGCGGCCGAGGCGCTCCAGTACCGGCGCCCGCCCTGGTAG
- the dprA gene encoding DNA-processing protein DprA, with protein sequence MSSADAARERLDLVRLYAALPPHLAYKIFKHYASASRAWEAFEAGWRALGVDDAQVAQARAFDPGWAHREILRLGRTGVQVVTPLLPGYPPSLSNVKDAPPLLFMRGSWQPMDEGAVSIVGTRRCTPYGESVAAELGAALARAGVTVVSGLARGVDAAAHRAALEAGGRTVAVMATGPDRIYPPEHRKLARAIEAQGALITEFPPGTHPEPYYFPHRNRIIAALSWATVVVEAGERSGALITADLALTMGRTVFAVPGPIHRPQSRGCHRLIREGATLLGSAADLIEEVRARQATGALPQGTLPGIASEPPEGAGPPSSDPQRWLYDRLDREPRTLEELVRRCGSDVGSVQAGLSLLELRGWAVRVGGRYWRRRW encoded by the coding sequence ATGTCCTCCGCCGACGCGGCCCGGGAGCGGCTGGACCTCGTCCGCCTGTACGCCGCGCTGCCGCCGCACCTTGCGTACAAGATCTTCAAGCACTACGCCTCCGCCTCGCGCGCCTGGGAGGCGTTCGAGGCGGGGTGGAGGGCCCTGGGCGTGGACGACGCCCAGGTGGCCCAGGCCCGTGCCTTCGACCCCGGCTGGGCCCATCGCGAGATCCTCCGCCTGGGCCGCACCGGGGTGCAGGTCGTCACCCCGCTTCTTCCGGGATACCCGCCAAGCCTGTCCAACGTGAAGGATGCGCCGCCGCTCCTCTTCATGCGGGGCTCCTGGCAGCCGATGGACGAAGGGGCGGTGAGCATCGTCGGCACCCGCCGGTGCACGCCCTACGGGGAGTCGGTGGCCGCGGAGCTGGGGGCGGCGCTGGCCCGGGCCGGCGTCACCGTGGTCAGCGGGTTGGCCCGGGGCGTCGACGCTGCCGCCCACCGGGCCGCGCTGGAGGCGGGCGGGCGCACCGTGGCCGTGATGGCCACCGGCCCCGACCGGATCTACCCGCCCGAGCACCGGAAGCTGGCCCGAGCCATCGAGGCCCAGGGCGCCCTCATCACCGAGTTCCCGCCGGGCACCCACCCCGAGCCCTACTACTTCCCCCACCGGAACCGCATCATTGCGGCCCTGAGCTGGGCCACGGTGGTGGTGGAGGCGGGGGAGCGGAGCGGGGCGCTGATCACCGCCGACCTGGCCCTCACCATGGGCCGGACGGTCTTCGCGGTGCCCGGCCCCATCCACCGGCCGCAAAGCCGCGGGTGTCACCGCCTGATCCGGGAAGGGGCGACGCTGCTGGGCTCGGCGGCCGACCTGATCGAGGAGGTGCGCGCCCGGCAGGCGACCGGGGCCCTCCCGCAGGGGACGCTGCCCGGGATCGCCTCCGAGCCGCCTGAGGGGGCAGGGCCGCCATCCAGCGATCCCCAGCGCTGGCTCTACGACCGGCTGGACCGGGAGCCGCGCACCCTGGAGGAGCTGGTGCGACGCTGCGGGTCCGACGTGGGGTCGGTCCAGGCGGGGCTCAGCCTTCTGGAACTCCGGGGCTGGGCGGTACGGGTGGGGGGGCGCTACTGGCGGAGGCGCTGGTGA
- the topA gene encoding type I DNA topoisomerase: protein MAKSLVIVESPAKAKTIGRFLGRTYQVKASMGHVRDLPKSQFGVDVENGFQPRYITIRGKGKVVQELREAARKAERIYLATDPDREGEAISWHLMSALDLQEDRAQRIEFHEITADAIRHAVKNPRALDLRRVEAQQARRVLDRVVGYQLSPLLWAKVRRGLSAGRVQSVAVRLICDRQAEIDAFEPQEYWTVDVTLRALAGEEPQGPASASQGHPNGRAKRAAGLEPAVFVARVERRGGKKLEIPSESEARRVVEEVAAQETRVASVEEKERRRSPYAPYTTSTLQQDASHRLRFPASKTMRLAQQLYEGLDLGPEGHSGLITYMRTDSTQVAAQAQAEARALIEETYGAPFCPARPPKYKNRAGAQAAHEAIRPTSVRRTPDQVAPYLGRDQLRLYRLIWERFVASQMSPARYQTVSVRVGAGPYELRATGSRLLFPGFLRVYEVDEADESRAQRAPLPPLREGQLLEQVERKPEQHFTQPPPPYTEASLVKSLEELGIGRPSTYAPIIETIQKRGYVELADRKFVPTELGRVVVDLLKEYFPDIVDVEFTARMEAELDEVEEGKEDWVSLVRSFYGPFAKELEVARQKVGRVEVADEETDEVCDKCGRKMVIKHGRFGKFLACSGFPECRNTRPILEPVGVDCPECGHPLVRRRSRRGKTFYGCSNYPECRFVLWQKPVPARCPRCGSLLVEGRGRAGAGRGRGAGRPPGATEWVCPTKGCGHRQPAPSGARPEGTRARTSQEEEPELARV from the coding sequence GTGGCCAAGTCGCTGGTCATCGTGGAGTCACCGGCCAAGGCCAAGACCATTGGCCGATTCCTCGGGCGGACGTACCAGGTGAAGGCCTCCATGGGCCACGTGCGCGACCTGCCCAAGAGCCAATTCGGCGTGGACGTGGAGAACGGCTTCCAGCCCCGCTACATCACCATCCGGGGCAAGGGGAAGGTGGTGCAGGAGCTGCGGGAGGCCGCCCGGAAAGCGGAACGGATCTACCTGGCCACCGACCCCGATCGGGAGGGCGAGGCCATCTCCTGGCACCTCATGAGCGCCCTCGACCTCCAGGAGGACCGCGCGCAGCGGATCGAGTTCCACGAGATCACGGCCGACGCCATCCGCCACGCGGTGAAAAACCCGCGGGCCCTGGACCTGCGGCGGGTGGAGGCCCAGCAGGCGCGGCGGGTGCTGGACCGGGTGGTGGGCTACCAGCTCAGCCCGCTCCTCTGGGCCAAGGTGCGCCGCGGCCTCAGCGCCGGGCGTGTGCAGTCGGTGGCGGTGCGGCTCATCTGCGACCGCCAGGCCGAGATCGACGCCTTCGAGCCGCAGGAGTACTGGACGGTCGACGTCACCCTCCGGGCCCTGGCCGGCGAGGAGCCCCAGGGGCCCGCCAGCGCGTCCCAAGGGCACCCGAACGGCCGGGCGAAGCGCGCGGCCGGGCTCGAGCCCGCCGTCTTCGTGGCGCGGGTGGAGCGGAGGGGCGGCAAGAAGCTCGAGATCCCCAGCGAGTCCGAGGCCCGGCGGGTGGTGGAGGAGGTGGCCGCCCAGGAGACCCGGGTGGCGTCGGTGGAGGAGAAGGAGCGACGGCGGTCGCCCTATGCGCCGTACACCACCAGCACCCTCCAGCAGGACGCCTCGCACCGGCTCCGGTTCCCCGCGTCCAAGACCATGCGCCTCGCGCAGCAGCTCTACGAGGGCCTCGACCTGGGTCCCGAGGGGCATTCCGGCCTCATCACCTACATGCGTACCGACTCCACCCAGGTGGCGGCCCAGGCGCAGGCCGAGGCGCGGGCCTTGATCGAGGAGACGTACGGTGCGCCCTTCTGCCCGGCCCGCCCGCCCAAGTACAAGAACCGGGCCGGCGCCCAGGCCGCGCACGAGGCGATCCGGCCCACCTCCGTCCGGCGGACGCCGGATCAGGTGGCGCCGTACCTGGGCCGCGACCAGCTCCGCCTCTACCGGCTGATCTGGGAACGCTTCGTGGCCAGCCAGATGAGCCCCGCCCGCTACCAGACGGTGAGCGTGCGGGTGGGGGCGGGGCCGTATGAGCTTCGCGCCACGGGATCGCGCCTCCTCTTCCCGGGGTTCCTGCGCGTCTACGAGGTGGACGAGGCCGACGAATCCCGCGCCCAGAGGGCACCCCTGCCCCCGCTCCGGGAGGGCCAGCTCCTGGAGCAGGTGGAGCGGAAGCCCGAGCAGCACTTCACGCAGCCGCCTCCCCCCTACACCGAGGCCTCCCTGGTGAAGAGCCTGGAGGAGCTGGGCATCGGCCGCCCCAGCACCTACGCCCCTATCATCGAGACCATCCAGAAGCGGGGTTACGTGGAGCTGGCGGACCGGAAGTTCGTCCCCACCGAGCTGGGCCGGGTGGTGGTGGACCTGCTCAAGGAGTACTTCCCCGACATCGTGGACGTGGAGTTCACCGCCCGCATGGAGGCGGAGCTGGACGAGGTGGAAGAGGGGAAGGAAGACTGGGTCTCGCTGGTCCGCAGCTTTTACGGTCCCTTCGCCAAGGAGCTGGAGGTGGCCCGGCAGAAGGTGGGCCGGGTCGAGGTGGCCGACGAGGAGACCGACGAGGTCTGCGACAAGTGCGGCCGCAAGATGGTGATCAAGCACGGCCGCTTCGGCAAGTTCCTGGCCTGCTCGGGCTTCCCCGAGTGCCGCAACACCCGGCCCATCCTGGAACCCGTGGGCGTCGACTGCCCCGAGTGCGGCCACCCGCTGGTGCGGCGCCGCTCGCGGCGGGGCAAGACCTTCTACGGCTGCTCCAACTACCCCGAGTGCCGCTTCGTCCTTTGGCAGAAGCCGGTACCGGCCCGCTGCCCCCGGTGCGGCAGCCTCCTGGTGGAGGGGCGGGGGCGGGCCGGCGCCGGCCGGGGCCGGGGCGCCGGGCGCCCCCCGGGCGCGACCGAGTGGGTCTGCCCCACCAAGGGCTGCGGCCACCGGCAGCCCGCGCCCTCGGGCGCGCGCCCGGAGGGCACCCGGGCGCGCACCTCCCAGGAGGAGGAGCCCGAGCTGGCCCGGGTCTAG
- the hslV gene encoding ATP-dependent protease subunit HslV: MASSGLHGTTIVGVRRDGRAALAGDGQVTLGEHTIVKRGARKVRRLYHGQVLAGFAGSVADAFALFERFETRLESYHGNLQRAAVELAKEWRTDRALRRLDALLVVMDAEALLVLSGTGEVIEPDDGVAAVGSGGPYALAAARALLAHSDLSAPEIARESLLIASSICVYTNDQIVLEELS, from the coding sequence ATGGCATCCAGCGGGCTGCACGGCACCACCATCGTCGGGGTGCGCCGGGACGGGCGGGCGGCGCTGGCGGGCGACGGCCAGGTGACCCTGGGCGAGCACACGATCGTGAAGCGGGGCGCCCGGAAGGTCCGCCGCCTCTACCACGGCCAGGTGCTGGCGGGCTTCGCCGGCTCGGTGGCCGACGCCTTCGCGCTCTTCGAACGCTTCGAGACGCGCCTCGAGTCGTACCACGGGAACCTCCAGCGGGCCGCGGTGGAGCTGGCCAAGGAGTGGCGCACCGACCGGGCCCTCCGCCGGCTCGACGCGCTCCTGGTGGTGATGGACGCGGAGGCGCTCCTGGTGCTCTCGGGCACGGGTGAGGTGATCGAACCCGACGACGGGGTGGCCGCCGTGGGTTCCGGCGGGCCGTACGCGCTGGCGGCGGCCCGGGCGCTCCTGGCCCACTCGGACCTCTCCGCGCCGGAGATCGCACGGGAGAGCCTCCTCATCGCCTCCAGCATCTGCGTCTACACCAACGACCAGATCGTGCTCGAGGAGCTGTCCTAG